Proteins found in one Haloferax litoreum genomic segment:
- a CDS encoding DUF7344 domain-containing protein: MAVTPSPRLDDAFDALRDIHRRRLLMDLCEGDVTRLGRATTVVADGGDADDERLEVELFHLHLPKLDGAGFITWDRDSGSIERGPRFIEIEPMLRLLDRNAGELPENWV, from the coding sequence ATGGCGGTGACTCCTTCCCCTCGTCTCGACGATGCGTTCGACGCCCTCAGAGATATCCACCGACGACGCCTGTTGATGGACCTCTGTGAGGGCGACGTCACGCGCCTTGGACGAGCAACTACGGTCGTTGCCGATGGTGGTGATGCCGACGACGAACGACTGGAGGTGGAATTGTTCCATCTCCATCTCCCGAAACTCGACGGCGCTGGGTTCATCACGTGGGACCGCGACAGCGGTTCTATCGAGCGGGGGCCGCGGTTCATCGAAATCGAACCGATGCTCCGTCTGTTGGACCGGAACGCCGGCGAGTTACCGGAGAACTGGGTGTGA
- the engB gene encoding GTP-binding protein EngB: MFEDRPNRDEIVLVGRSNVGKSTLMRELTGHDKFTTGKKPGVTRKPNHFDWNAEKFMFTDLPGFGFMSGVDADTREAIKTDVVRYIEENADNILAAVLVVDGKSVIDIIDRHTTEDSIPHDVEMFYFLDELDVPTVVAVNKMDKVDDRDERLNDLCDRLGLFPPWKQWRNVVAPITAKRGDISALEDALRSHLHEQGRDDLFKFL, translated from the coding sequence ATGTTCGAAGACCGACCGAATCGCGACGAAATCGTTCTCGTCGGCCGGTCGAACGTCGGGAAGTCGACACTGATGCGCGAACTGACGGGTCACGACAAGTTCACGACGGGCAAGAAACCCGGCGTCACCCGTAAACCGAATCACTTCGACTGGAATGCAGAGAAGTTCATGTTCACCGACCTCCCCGGGTTCGGGTTCATGTCCGGCGTCGACGCCGACACTCGCGAGGCAATCAAGACAGACGTCGTCCGCTACATCGAGGAGAACGCCGACAACATCCTCGCGGCAGTCCTCGTCGTCGACGGCAAGAGTGTCATCGACATCATCGACCGTCACACGACAGAAGACTCCATCCCGCACGACGTGGAGATGTTCTACTTCCTCGACGAACTCGACGTTCCGACCGTCGTCGCGGTGAACAAGATGGACAAAGTCGACGACAGAGACGAACGTCTGAACGACCTGTGTGACCGACTCGGGTTGTTCCCACCGTGGAAGCAGTGGCGAAACGTCGTCGCGCCGATTACCGCCAAACGCGGCGATATCTCGGCCCTCGAAGACGCGCTTCGCTCGCACCTGCACGAACAGGGTCGCGACGACCTGTTCAAGTTCCTCTGA
- the ddh gene encoding D-2-hydroxyacid dehydrogenase: MHIERLAVDPSVGLAMPPQRLLDALADLDVPVELVDEDEQFGPGDAVVSFGHRDSFLDADWVHCIRAGYDEFPVGVYDEAGTYLTNSTGIHGTTVGETVIGYLLTLARRLHVYRDAQHDHEWTRPRYDEPFTLRDERICVVGLGTLGQGVTDRAAALGMDVVGVRQSGKPVDGVSTVYTPDQLHEAIRDARFVVLATPLTPETEGMIAEPEFETMRDDGYLVNVARGPVVDESDLVAALEREAIAGAALDAFTEEPLPDDSPLWDFDDVVLTPHVSAATGKYHKDIAALVRENVENIADGEALTNRVV, translated from the coding sequence ATGCACATCGAACGCCTCGCAGTCGACCCATCTGTCGGCCTCGCGATGCCGCCGCAGCGACTTCTCGACGCACTCGCGGACCTCGACGTGCCGGTCGAACTCGTCGACGAAGACGAACAGTTCGGACCCGGCGACGCCGTCGTGTCGTTCGGCCACCGGGACAGTTTCCTCGACGCGGACTGGGTCCACTGTATTCGCGCCGGATACGACGAATTCCCCGTCGGCGTCTACGACGAGGCCGGGACGTACCTCACCAACAGCACCGGAATCCACGGCACGACTGTCGGCGAGACAGTCATCGGCTATCTGCTGACGCTGGCGCGCAGACTCCACGTCTACCGCGACGCACAACACGACCACGAGTGGACGCGCCCGCGGTACGACGAACCGTTCACGCTCCGCGACGAGCGCATCTGTGTCGTCGGCCTCGGCACACTCGGGCAGGGAGTCACCGACCGTGCCGCCGCCCTCGGCATGGACGTAGTGGGCGTTCGCCAATCCGGCAAACCGGTCGACGGCGTCTCGACAGTCTACACGCCCGACCAGTTGCACGAAGCGATTCGTGACGCGCGGTTCGTCGTGTTGGCAACGCCGTTGACGCCGGAGACGGAGGGGATGATTGCCGAACCGGAGTTCGAGACGATGCGAGACGACGGGTATCTCGTGAACGTCGCCCGCGGCCCGGTCGTCGACGAGTCGGACCTCGTCGCGGCGTTAGAGCGCGAGGCGATTGCAGGCGCTGCGCTCGACGCGTTCACAGAAGAACCACTCCCCGACGACTCGCCGTTGTGGGACTTCGACGACGTCGTCCTCACGCCCCACGTCAGTGCGGCGACGGGGAAGTACCACAAAGACATCGCAGCCCTCGTCCGCGAGAACGTCGAGAACATAGCCGACGGCGAGGCGCTTACGAACCGCGTGGTGTAG
- a CDS encoding DUF3179 domain-containing (seleno)protein gives MDRRTFLGLLTGSTAGLAGCASGDIRPPIAGFPAPKNPDSTVIHGFPGTVCGDPPNPFIGIEAVLEPAIGPDWGGLAVAEKYRFGYEIGPGLSADAYVVGMERNGVARAYPLSILWWHEVVNDTLGGDPVLVTYCPICQSGMVAERRVDGTEAVFQVSGHLWQPPAVYGFASVEEGRTFGASASSGEAEVRNSGNLVLYDEVTGSYWSQMLAKAICGSQSGERMRILPSTVTTWGEWRDAHPATDALLPPPWSKTA, from the coding sequence ATGGACCGACGGACGTTTCTCGGGTTACTCACCGGTTCGACGGCCGGTCTCGCCGGGTGTGCCAGTGGGGATATTCGGCCCCCGATAGCGGGCTTTCCCGCCCCGAAAAACCCGGACTCGACAGTGATTCACGGGTTCCCCGGGACTGTCTGCGGCGACCCGCCGAACCCGTTCATCGGCATCGAGGCGGTGCTGGAACCGGCTATCGGACCCGACTGGGGCGGGTTAGCCGTCGCAGAGAAGTACCGGTTCGGCTACGAGATTGGGCCGGGCCTCTCTGCAGACGCCTACGTCGTCGGCATGGAACGAAACGGCGTGGCCCGTGCGTATCCGCTTTCTATCCTCTGGTGGCACGAAGTCGTCAACGACACCCTCGGTGGCGACCCGGTCCTCGTGACCTACTGCCCGATTTGCCAGTCCGGAATGGTTGCAGAGCGTCGTGTCGACGGCACGGAGGCGGTGTTTCAGGTCTCCGGGCACCTCTGGCAACCGCCTGCCGTCTACGGGTTCGCCAGCGTCGAGGAGGGCCGGACGTTCGGTGCATCTGCTTCTTCCGGTGAGGCGGAGGTTCGAAACTCGGGGAATCTCGTCCTCTACGACGAGGTGACGGGAAGTTACTGGAGTCAGATGCTCGCGAAGGCGATTTGCGGGTCGCAGTCGGGCGAGCGGATGCGTATCCTCCCGTCGACGGTGACGACGTGGGGCGAGTGGCGCGACGCGCACCCAGCGACCGACGCACTCCTTCCGCCGCCGTGGTCGAAGACGGCGTAA
- a CDS encoding DUF3179 domain-containing (seleno)protein — MDRRAYLGLLTGATLSFAGCTEGNARPPVAGFPTPGNPDPIVKEGFPTTVCSNPPYLSDGIHAVVEPAVGPDWEDVTVPEEYRFADETGRGLSADTYVVGVEYNGAARAYPLSILWWHEVVNDTLGGDPVLVTYCAMCETGMVAERRVGGEETTFRVSGQLWQAPQPYSYASAEEGRVFGASVVTGEVEFRNAANLVLLDEATGSYWSQILARGICGPMSGERMRIMPSSVATWAEWRADYPDTDVLLPPPQSKTA, encoded by the coding sequence ATGGACCGTCGGGCGTACCTCGGCCTCCTCACAGGAGCGACACTAAGCTTTGCAGGGTGTACCGAAGGGAACGCTCGGCCACCAGTTGCGGGCTTTCCCACGCCGGGGAACCCCGACCCAATCGTCAAAGAGGGATTCCCGACGACAGTCTGCAGTAACCCACCGTACCTGAGCGACGGAATCCACGCGGTGGTCGAACCAGCAGTCGGCCCCGACTGGGAGGACGTGACCGTCCCCGAGGAGTACCGCTTCGCCGACGAAACCGGCCGCGGCCTCTCCGCAGACACGTACGTCGTCGGTGTCGAGTACAACGGTGCGGCCCGTGCGTACCCACTTTCCATCCTCTGGTGGCACGAAGTCGTCAACGACACCCTCGGCGGCGACCCGGTCCTCGTGACCTACTGTGCGATGTGCGAGACGGGGATGGTCGCAGAACGCCGCGTCGGCGGTGAAGAGACGACATTCCGTGTCTCCGGGCAACTGTGGCAGGCACCCCAACCGTACAGTTACGCGAGCGCCGAAGAAGGACGCGTGTTCGGCGCATCTGTCGTCACGGGTGAAGTCGAGTTCCGTAACGCCGCGAATCTCGTCCTCCTCGACGAAGCGACGGGAAGTTACTGGAGTCAAATACTGGCGCGCGGTATCTGCGGGCCGATGTCAGGTGAGCGAATGCGCATCATGCCATCTTCTGTGGCGACCTGGGCGGAGTGGCGCGCGGACTATCCTGACACCGACGTGTTGCTCCCACCGCCGCAGTCGAAGACGGCGTAG
- a CDS encoding cupredoxin domain-containing protein, with amino-acid sequence MSDIELHRRQFLLLAGTTTVTGLAGCTTAPVTTDGQGSEGQTTTTDTGGAGAEVDDHHVNDHHGESEHHVDDHHGGDEHHDDEESAERVEDSHEHDEQLTGPLDSADVGMVTTATGHHFEPHICWVDVGGTVTWTNERGFHSTTSYSPENYRPQLTPDGTASWNSEIITEGGVTFEKTFEMPGVYHYFCLPHEFVGMIGSVIVGTPDPEGEPALTDPPAELADPIRERLRELNAAIHEALEHAA; translated from the coding sequence ATGTCCGATATCGAACTTCACCGCCGCCAGTTCCTCCTTCTTGCAGGGACGACGACGGTCACAGGGCTTGCAGGGTGCACGACAGCGCCCGTAACGACAGATGGGCAGGGGAGCGAGGGCCAGACGACGACCACGGACACAGGCGGCGCTGGTGCTGAAGTCGACGACCATCACGTCAACGACCACCACGGAGAAAGTGAGCATCACGTCGACGACCATCACGGAGGGGATGAGCACCACGACGACGAGGAGTCTGCGGAACGCGTCGAAGACAGTCACGAACACGACGAGCAACTTACTGGGCCACTCGACAGTGCCGACGTCGGCATGGTAACCACAGCGACCGGACACCACTTCGAACCACACATCTGCTGGGTCGACGTCGGTGGGACGGTCACGTGGACAAACGAGCGTGGGTTCCACTCGACGACGTCGTACTCCCCGGAGAACTACAGACCACAACTCACCCCCGACGGGACAGCGTCGTGGAATAGCGAGATTATCACCGAGGGTGGTGTGACGTTCGAGAAGACGTTCGAGATGCCCGGCGTCTATCACTACTTCTGTCTCCCGCACGAGTTCGTGGGGATGATTGGAAGCGTCATCGTCGGGACGCCCGACCCGGAGGGAGAACCGGCACTCACCGACCCACCGGCGGAGTTGGCCGACCCAATCCGCGAGCGTCTTCGGGAACTCAACGCGGCGATTCACGAGGCCCTCGAACATGCGGCGTGA
- a CDS encoding helix-turn-helix transcriptional regulator yields the protein MNRRRADVAVSFVVAAVLVLGGALAWQTYQQNRALDQTMGSMMGTSMSAVHGTNPLWYVFGAVLFAGAVGGVYLAFRRELTASGGETEQHRREDDASPDSKDAGTTTTGETDVTTGANERPRPRLLDVLPEDERRVLEPILTSPGITQIELRDRSNFSKSKVSQTVSELEKRGLLYRERQGRTYRIYPDDDLSQNQVQ from the coding sequence ATGAACAGACGGCGTGCTGATGTCGCCGTTAGCTTCGTCGTCGCGGCCGTCCTCGTCTTGGGCGGCGCACTCGCGTGGCAGACCTATCAGCAGAACCGCGCGCTCGACCAGACGATGGGGTCGATGATGGGGACGTCGATGTCGGCGGTACACGGCACGAACCCGCTTTGGTACGTGTTCGGTGCGGTCCTCTTCGCGGGAGCGGTTGGCGGCGTGTACCTCGCGTTCCGGCGTGAACTCACAGCCAGCGGCGGAGAGACTGAACAGCACAGACGCGAAGACGACGCATCACCGGATTCGAAGGATGCGGGAACGACGACAACCGGCGAGACTGACGTGACGACCGGTGCGAACGAGCGTCCTCGCCCGCGTCTACTCGACGTCCTGCCCGAGGACGAGCGCCGCGTTCTCGAACCGATTCTCACGTCACCGGGAATCACGCAGATAGAACTCCGCGACCGGTCGAACTTCTCGAAGAGCAAAGTGAGTCAGACCGTGAGCGAACTCGAAAAGCGCGGACTGCTCTACCGCGAGCGACAGGGACGGACGTACCGCATCTATCCCGATGACGACCTGTCACAAAATCAGGTGCAGTAA
- a CDS encoding NUDIX domain-containing protein, whose translation MTHVVTAFLRHGGRILLTRRSDEVGTYAGRWAGVSGYVEGNPHDALDDARRELREEVGVTDATLACAGHPMTITDGDREWTVHPFMFDVRDRSIEPNEELAAVEWVHPTVIHERETVPELWATYHRVAPTLETVREDEVHGSAWISLRALEVLRDCAVDADSWEVLVSFGRQLRDARPSMSAVVTRVNRVMAEANGDIETLRRRAEETIDEAVVADEAAAAAMASLLRTREYDRIATLSRSGTVVAALEDAHPAVVVSESRPGAEGVSVAEALDNAGIEVTLTTDAALPSLVAGGDIDVVLLGADSVLASGAVVNKVGSFPFALAAHRAGVPVFAVCARDKIRGDDKFVGEDGGSLYDGEASVVTENPVFEVVPADLVTGIVTEDGVLDADDVSTIASEHAALAAWDDSGTVG comes from the coding sequence ATGACACACGTCGTCACCGCGTTTCTCCGACACGGCGGGCGCATCCTCCTCACGCGGCGGAGCGACGAAGTCGGGACGTACGCAGGGCGGTGGGCCGGTGTCTCGGGGTACGTCGAGGGCAACCCTCACGACGCGTTGGACGACGCCCGTCGGGAACTCCGCGAAGAAGTCGGCGTCACCGACGCGACACTCGCCTGCGCGGGCCACCCGATGACCATCACCGACGGTGACCGCGAGTGGACCGTTCACCCGTTCATGTTCGACGTGAGGGACCGCTCGATAGAGCCAAACGAGGAACTCGCGGCGGTAGAGTGGGTCCACCCAACGGTCATCCACGAACGCGAGACTGTCCCCGAGTTGTGGGCGACGTACCACCGAGTCGCTCCGACGCTGGAGACTGTCCGCGAAGACGAGGTGCACGGGTCGGCGTGGATATCACTTCGGGCGCTCGAAGTCCTCCGCGATTGTGCCGTCGACGCGGACTCGTGGGAAGTGCTCGTCTCGTTCGGCCGCCAACTCCGCGATGCACGACCCAGTATGAGCGCCGTGGTCACCCGGGTCAACCGAGTGATGGCCGAAGCGAATGGAGATATCGAGACGCTCCGTCGTCGCGCCGAAGAAACAATCGACGAGGCCGTCGTCGCCGACGAGGCGGCGGCAGCAGCGATGGCAAGCCTCCTCAGAACACGCGAGTACGACCGCATCGCCACCCTCTCACGCTCTGGAACCGTGGTCGCGGCCCTCGAAGATGCGCACCCAGCAGTCGTCGTCAGCGAGTCACGGCCGGGCGCAGAAGGCGTCTCCGTGGCCGAAGCACTCGACAACGCGGGTATCGAAGTGACGTTGACCACCGACGCGGCGCTCCCCAGTCTCGTCGCGGGAGGCGATATCGACGTGGTTCTCCTCGGCGCGGATTCGGTCCTCGCGTCGGGGGCAGTCGTCAACAAAGTCGGCAGTTTCCCCTTCGCACTCGCCGCCCATCGGGCCGGCGTCCCCGTGTTCGCAGTCTGTGCCCGGGACAAGATACGCGGAGACGACAAGTTCGTCGGCGAAGACGGTGGGTCGTTGTACGACGGCGAGGCGTCGGTCGTGACCGAGAACCCGGTGTTCGAAGTCGTGCCTGCCGACCTCGTCACTGGTATCGTCACCGAAGATGGCGTCCTCGACGCCGACGACGTGTCCACGATTGCGTCCGAACACGCCGCACTCGCGGCGTGGGACGACAGTGGAACAGTTGGGTGA
- a CDS encoding metallophosphoesterase family protein: MRLAIMSDTHVPGRAAVLPDWVEDQIREADLVIHAGDYDSPETLQHLRDISNEFVGVSGNVDPPEVDLPFVEIVEADGLTFVVTHGTGTRTGYCSRVADVVKDAAGTDAVGVAGHIHEVIDEMTADGVRILNPGTAAPASPDGEATMMVGTVTDGDLSVEVLHGD; encoded by the coding sequence ATGCGACTCGCCATAATGAGCGATACGCACGTCCCCGGCCGTGCTGCAGTACTTCCAGACTGGGTCGAAGACCAGATTCGTGAAGCCGACCTCGTGATACACGCGGGCGACTACGACTCTCCGGAGACCCTCCAACACCTCCGCGACATCTCGAACGAGTTCGTCGGCGTCTCTGGTAACGTCGACCCTCCCGAGGTGGACCTCCCGTTCGTCGAGATAGTCGAAGCAGACGGTCTCACGTTCGTCGTCACACACGGCACGGGGACGAGAACTGGGTACTGTTCGCGCGTCGCCGACGTGGTCAAAGACGCCGCAGGAACCGATGCAGTCGGTGTCGCCGGCCACATCCACGAGGTCATCGACGAGATGACCGCCGACGGCGTCCGTATCTTGAACCCCGGAACGGCCGCACCAGCCAGTCCCGACGGCGAGGCGACGATGATGGTCGGAACGGTCACCGACGGTGACCTCTCTGTCGAAGTCCTCCACGGCGACTGA
- a CDS encoding coenzyme F420-0:L-glutamate ligase, whose protein sequence is MELFPVPDVPEIREGDDLAALVSERVDLRPDDVVCVASTVVSKAEGRFADLDDFPAGPRARELATRLSEVTGDEKDPRFAQAVLEESVDLVMDEPFLLTETRFGHVGVNAGIDRSNVPDHDLLLLPKRPSESAERIRAGIDADQVIVTDTCGRPFRHGQRGVAIGWAGMAPSRDWRGESDRDGRELGVTVESVVDELAAAANLVQGEGADGTPVVVVRGFEWGDHGESDAHFRDVEGDFVRQALRGWTYEP, encoded by the coding sequence ATGGAGCTGTTTCCCGTCCCCGACGTCCCCGAGATACGTGAGGGCGACGACCTCGCAGCGCTCGTCTCGGAACGCGTCGACCTTCGCCCGGACGACGTGGTCTGTGTCGCGTCGACCGTCGTCTCGAAGGCTGAAGGGCGGTTCGCCGACCTCGACGACTTCCCGGCCGGTCCGCGGGCGCGCGAACTCGCCACACGCCTCTCGGAGGTGACTGGCGACGAGAAAGACCCGCGATTCGCGCAGGCGGTCCTCGAAGAGAGCGTGGACCTCGTGATGGACGAACCGTTCCTCCTCACGGAGACACGATTCGGCCACGTCGGCGTCAACGCCGGTATCGACCGGTCGAACGTCCCCGACCACGACCTGCTGTTGCTCCCGAAGCGACCCAGTGAGTCGGCAGAACGCATCCGCGCCGGCATCGACGCAGACCAGGTCATCGTCACCGACACTTGCGGGCGACCCTTCAGACACGGCCAACGCGGCGTCGCTATCGGGTGGGCGGGCATGGCCCCGTCACGCGATTGGCGCGGCGAGTCAGACCGCGACGGGCGCGAACTCGGCGTCACCGTCGAGAGCGTCGTGGATGAACTCGCGGCCGCTGCCAACCTCGTGCAGGGCGAAGGTGCCGACGGGACGCCGGTCGTCGTCGTCCGCGGATTCGAGTGGGGCGACCACGGCGAGAGCGACGCTCACTTCCGCGACGTCGAGGGCGACTTCGTCCGACAGGCGCTCCGCGGATGGACGTACGAACCCTGA
- a CDS encoding 5,10-methylenetetrahydromethanopterin reductase: protein MLGLELTPEHPLDRLVELGTQAEREGYDSLFVSCHYNNRDPFAVLARLAAETDDIRLGPGVANPYEMHPVTLASKVATVAESSGGRGLLGIGPGDPSTLRNLGLDDQRGLRSVLEAFKVAQDLWAGERVTHDGTFQATDAGLNFDVPGEVPVYVGGEGPHMCRMAGKHADGLLFNGSHPDDLAWAREQVDIGREDRSDGRGDFTLAAYASVSISEDAEAAREAARPPVAFITAGAAPPVLDRHGIDAELASDIGEKISAGDFSEAFGLVTPEMIDAFSMAGTPDDVTDRMAAVLDHADGVVVGSPIGPDLEEAITLAAQAHRESRA, encoded by the coding sequence ATGCTCGGACTCGAACTTACGCCAGAACATCCGCTCGATAGACTCGTCGAACTGGGCACACAGGCCGAACGCGAGGGCTACGACTCGCTGTTCGTCTCGTGTCACTACAACAACCGCGACCCCTTCGCGGTCCTCGCGCGACTCGCGGCGGAGACGGACGACATCCGCCTCGGCCCCGGCGTCGCCAACCCGTACGAGATGCACCCTGTCACGCTCGCCAGCAAGGTCGCCACTGTCGCCGAATCATCCGGTGGCCGCGGCCTCCTCGGCATCGGTCCCGGCGACCCCTCGACGCTGCGAAACCTCGGCCTCGACGACCAGCGCGGCCTCCGCTCCGTCTTGGAGGCGTTCAAAGTCGCACAGGACCTCTGGGCCGGCGAACGCGTCACACACGACGGTACCTTCCAAGCGACAGACGCCGGCCTCAACTTCGACGTGCCCGGCGAGGTGCCAGTCTACGTCGGCGGCGAGGGACCGCACATGTGCCGGATGGCGGGGAAACACGCCGATGGCCTGCTGTTCAACGGGTCGCACCCCGACGACTTGGCGTGGGCCCGCGAGCAGGTCGATATCGGCCGCGAGGACCGCTCCGACGGACGGGGCGACTTCACGCTGGCCGCCTACGCGAGCGTCTCTATCTCAGAAGACGCCGAGGCGGCCCGCGAGGCCGCACGCCCGCCAGTCGCGTTCATCACTGCCGGCGCGGCCCCGCCGGTCCTCGACAGACACGGCATCGACGCGGAACTCGCCAGCGACATCGGCGAAAAGATATCCGCAGGCGACTTCTCCGAGGCGTTCGGTCTCGTCACGCCGGAGATGATAGACGCCTTCTCGATGGCCGGGACGCCAGACGACGTGACCGACCGGATGGCCGCGGTGCTCGACCACGCAGATGGCGTCGTGGTCGGGTCACCAATCGGCCCCGACCTCGAAGAAGCGATTACTCTCGCCGCGCAGGCTCACCGCGAGAGCCGGGCGTGA
- a CDS encoding DUF7573 domain-containing protein, translated as MPNRSLDDFATGSEPEDVDAEQDSESESEQTPTADDPSDDVDTLATYRWTPTGTTCPQCGESVEKTWLDEDEYVCAECKNW; from the coding sequence ATGCCGAATCGTTCGCTCGACGACTTCGCCACGGGGTCCGAACCCGAAGACGTGGACGCGGAACAGGACTCGGAGTCGGAGTCGGAGCAGACGCCCACTGCCGACGACCCGTCAGACGACGTGGACACGCTCGCGACCTATCGCTGGACACCGACTGGAACGACCTGTCCGCAGTGCGGCGAGTCAGTCGAAAAGACGTGGCTCGACGAGGACGAGTACGTCTGCGCCGAGTGCAAGAACTGGTGA
- the mutL gene encoding DNA mismatch repair endonuclease MutL has translation MIHRLDPETRSKIAAGEVVTRPASVVVELVENALDAGAETIEIGVEGDGTERIRVVDDGHGMSESNAVLAVERHTTSKLWDADDIETVETLGFRGEALPSIATVARLEVTTNAGTTRGTRVVVEDGEKTVHPAGRGRGTTVDVTGLFADRPARKKSLASPKAEFARISSVISRYALTRPDVRFVLRHDDHETLTTPGTGRFSDAVLAVYGRDAASHASTFEATQTVALADETGTVDVDGILCHPDVTRSRRDHVHVSVNGRAVTDSKIRRAVVDGYGTLLPDGREPVAVVRVSVPPAWVDHNVHPAKAEIEFRDADAITETVETSVRDALSTADLRRSGELAMDLDTSLEPVTASSVFDDVRVIGRFRGLYLLCEADDELLVIDQHAAHERVNYERLRDAVEPAGIESVAIDPPESVSLTATDAALLEANRDLVDALGFRVAEFGGDTYRVEAVPAPLGRPFAPEALADVVADVAAGDTPDPRDTLLKDLACHPSIKAGDDLSDEDATRLVERLGSCETPYTCPHGRPTILAIDESTFVRGFGRRSGRRTS, from the coding sequence ATGATTCACCGCCTCGACCCGGAGACACGCTCGAAAATCGCCGCCGGCGAAGTCGTCACGCGCCCGGCGAGCGTCGTCGTCGAACTCGTGGAGAACGCGCTCGACGCGGGCGCAGAGACCATCGAAATCGGGGTCGAAGGCGACGGAACCGAACGAATCCGCGTCGTCGACGACGGCCACGGGATGTCCGAGTCGAACGCCGTCCTCGCCGTCGAACGCCACACGACGAGTAAACTCTGGGACGCAGACGACATCGAAACCGTCGAGACACTCGGGTTCCGCGGCGAGGCCCTGCCGAGTATCGCCACCGTCGCTCGACTCGAAGTGACTACGAACGCCGGGACGACACGTGGGACGCGCGTCGTGGTCGAAGACGGTGAGAAGACCGTCCACCCGGCGGGCAGGGGTCGCGGAACGACTGTCGACGTCACCGGTCTCTTCGCCGACCGACCCGCGCGAAAGAAGTCGCTCGCCTCGCCGAAAGCCGAGTTCGCACGCATTTCGTCGGTCATCTCGCGGTACGCACTCACCAGACCCGACGTGCGGTTCGTCCTCCGGCACGACGACCACGAGACGCTGACGACGCCCGGCACGGGGCGATTCAGCGACGCGGTGCTCGCAGTCTACGGACGCGACGCCGCGAGTCACGCATCGACGTTCGAAGCGACGCAGACTGTCGCACTCGCAGACGAGACAGGAACGGTCGACGTAGACGGCATCCTCTGTCATCCCGACGTGACTCGCTCTCGGCGTGACCACGTCCACGTCTCGGTGAATGGCCGCGCCGTCACCGACTCGAAAATCAGACGCGCGGTGGTCGATGGCTACGGGACGCTCTTACCCGACGGCAGAGAACCCGTGGCCGTCGTCCGCGTCTCGGTGCCGCCCGCGTGGGTGGACCACAACGTCCACCCCGCGAAAGCAGAAATCGAGTTCAGAGACGCCGACGCCATCACCGAGACAGTCGAGACGAGCGTCCGCGACGCACTTTCGACGGCGGACCTCCGACGAAGCGGCGAGTTGGCGATGGACCTCGACACCTCGCTCGAACCCGTGACGGCGTCGTCGGTGTTCGACGATGTCCGCGTCATCGGCCGGTTCCGTGGGTTGTATCTGCTCTGTGAGGCGGACGACGAGTTGCTCGTAATCGACCAGCACGCCGCTCACGAGCGAGTGAACTACGAACGACTCCGCGACGCAGTCGAGCCGGCGGGCATCGAGTCTGTCGCAATCGACCCGCCAGAGAGCGTCTCGCTCACTGCAACCGATGCGGCACTCTTGGAGGCGAACCGCGACCTCGTCGACGCGCTCGGGTTCCGCGTCGCCGAGTTCGGTGGCGACACGTATCGGGTCGAAGCAGTTCCCGCACCGCTCGGCCGACCGTTCGCACCCGAAGCGCTGGCCGACGTGGTTGCAGACGTCGCCGCCGGCGACACGCCCGACCCGCGAGACACGTTGCTCAAAGACCTCGCGTGTCACCCGTCCATCAAGGCCGGAGACGACCTCTCCGACGAGGATGCGACTCGACTGGTCGAACGACTGGGGTCGTGCGAAACACCGTACACGTGCCCGCACGGTCGGCCGACCATCCTCGCTATCGACGAATCGACGTTCGTCCGTGGGTTCGGTCGGCGGAGTGGGCGACGGACCTCGTAG